In Armatimonadota bacterium, a single genomic region encodes these proteins:
- a CDS encoding TrkA C-terminal domain-containing protein, whose amino-acid sequence MTWLIELLKSNPLLLLILVVAVGFVLGQIKIAGVQLGVAMVLFVGIGVGSLDPGLKLPDLIYFLGLSLFVYTVGLSSAPSFFRALNRQGLRQSGLAVGSLLVSFGSVWVLGRHFGLSGGIASTVFSGSLTNAPALASALDTLRSGGMSETQLAPVVAGYAISYPPGILIPLLLIPLFRKLTGVNLKEEAKTIPAHRLMSEKIEAFTVRVTDPSAVGLEVRQIAGELGNAFTFGRRRREGVDEVVTSRTTFELGDLVSVIGSDSQAQRVASRIGEMTDVHLEHDREQLDFRRVIVSNTKIAGRALSELKLAKEFGAVITRVKRGDFEFIPTGETVLQLGDRVRVLARREQHEAVSKFLGDKPRGLMDADLASLGLGMLLGLLIGEIPLPAPGGATFKLGFAGGPLLVALVLGRLQRTGPIIWNISHTANATLRQFGLAIFAAGVGLKSGYQFSETLHSGAAVPMLIAGVASSLACGLVVLFWGFYVMKIPLNTLFGVYAAAQTQPVTLAFSVGQTGNELPATAYATSSPFATVFKIVAANLLLTMLK is encoded by the coding sequence ATGACCTGGCTCATCGAGTTGCTGAAATCAAACCCGTTACTCCTACTGATCCTGGTCGTCGCCGTCGGTTTCGTTCTCGGTCAAATCAAAATAGCCGGCGTTCAGTTAGGGGTTGCCATGGTTCTGTTCGTTGGCATTGGCGTAGGCTCATTGGACCCTGGACTCAAGCTGCCCGACCTCATCTATTTCTTAGGGCTATCGCTGTTTGTTTATACAGTCGGCCTCTCATCGGCCCCATCCTTTTTTCGGGCTCTGAATCGTCAAGGGCTCCGGCAGAGCGGGCTGGCGGTCGGGTCGCTACTTGTCTCGTTTGGATCTGTTTGGGTTCTGGGTCGTCACTTTGGACTCAGCGGTGGAATCGCTTCGACTGTCTTCTCCGGGTCACTTACTAACGCTCCGGCGCTTGCCTCTGCCCTCGATACCCTTCGCTCAGGGGGGATGAGCGAGACTCAGTTGGCCCCGGTCGTGGCTGGGTATGCCATCAGCTACCCACCCGGAATTCTGATTCCCTTGCTCTTGATTCCCCTGTTCCGAAAACTCACTGGAGTGAACCTCAAAGAAGAGGCGAAGACGATTCCTGCTCATCGACTGATGAGCGAGAAGATAGAGGCGTTTACGGTTCGAGTAACTGATCCGAGTGCAGTGGGCCTCGAAGTTCGTCAGATCGCCGGCGAACTAGGCAATGCCTTCACTTTCGGGCGGCGGCGGCGCGAAGGTGTCGATGAAGTCGTCACCAGTCGAACCACTTTTGAATTGGGCGACTTGGTCAGCGTGATCGGATCGGATAGTCAAGCTCAGCGAGTTGCGAGTCGAATCGGAGAGATGACGGATGTCCACCTTGAGCACGACCGCGAGCAGCTCGACTTCCGCCGCGTTATCGTCTCGAACACGAAGATCGCCGGTCGTGCCTTGTCCGAGCTCAAGCTTGCAAAAGAGTTCGGCGCGGTCATCACTCGGGTAAAGCGGGGCGACTTTGAGTTTATTCCGACGGGTGAAACCGTACTACAGCTAGGAGACCGGGTGCGGGTACTTGCTCGCAGGGAGCAGCATGAGGCGGTCAGCAAGTTTCTCGGAGATAAGCCCCGAGGGCTCATGGACGCTGATTTAGCGTCGCTTGGGCTCGGGATGCTGCTTGGTCTCCTGATCGGCGAAATCCCTCTTCCGGCACCGGGAGGCGCGACCTTTAAGCTCGGGTTCGCAGGCGGACCGCTCCTGGTTGCGCTTGTCCTCGGTCGCCTTCAGCGAACGGGGCCGATTATTTGGAACATCTCGCACACTGCGAATGCGACGCTTCGCCAGTTTGGACTCGCGATCTTCGCCGCAGGAGTTGGATTGAAGTCGGGCTACCAATTCTCGGAGACTCTACATAGCGGGGCGGCCGTGCCAATGCTCATCGCGGGCGTGGCTTCTTCCCTCGCTTGTGGCCTGGTCGTATTGTTTTGGGGATTCTATGTGATGAAGATTCCTCTAAACACACTTTTTGGAGTCTACGCCGCAGCTCAAACCCAGCCTGTCACGCTGGCTTTTTCGGTGGGACAGACTGGCAATGAACTGCCGGCTACGGCTTACGCGACTTCGTCGCCGTTCGCGACG